One region of Variovorax sp. J2L1-78 genomic DNA includes:
- a CDS encoding alpha/beta fold hydrolase, whose amino-acid sequence MLYLSRVGLCLLALSATLLSACATADKPPVAAATSAKVATTQGLTWNSVPTQALSAGGVDFAYRELGQKNAGTPVILLTHLAAVLDNWDPRVVDGIAAKHYVVAFDNRGIGASTGSPANTIEQMADDAITFIKAKGFKQVDLFGFSMGGMIAQEIVLKEPQLVRKLILTGTGPAGGPGISTVAGVANYDLLRATFTGQDPKQYLFFTRTPDGIEAGKTFLKRLQERTVNRDKDIAAGAYLAQLQALSAWGQKRPADLSVIKQPALVANGDDDRMVPTSNTYDLAKRLPNSELIVYPDAGHGGIFQYHEDFVPKALAFLAK is encoded by the coding sequence ATGCTTTACCTGTCCCGAGTCGGCCTGTGCCTGCTCGCTCTCTCTGCCACGCTGCTGTCGGCCTGCGCCACGGCCGACAAGCCGCCTGTGGCCGCAGCCACATCTGCCAAGGTCGCCACGACGCAGGGCCTCACATGGAACAGCGTGCCAACGCAGGCCCTCTCTGCGGGCGGCGTTGACTTCGCGTACCGCGAGCTGGGCCAGAAGAACGCCGGCACGCCGGTGATCTTGCTCACCCATCTGGCCGCCGTTCTGGACAACTGGGACCCCCGTGTGGTGGATGGCATCGCCGCGAAGCACTACGTGGTCGCGTTCGACAACCGCGGCATCGGCGCCTCCACCGGCTCGCCGGCTAACACCATCGAACAAATGGCGGACGACGCCATCACCTTCATCAAGGCCAAAGGCTTCAAGCAGGTGGACCTCTTCGGCTTCTCGATGGGCGGAATGATCGCCCAGGAGATCGTGCTGAAAGAGCCGCAGCTCGTGCGCAAGCTGATCCTGACGGGCACCGGCCCCGCGGGCGGTCCAGGCATCAGCACCGTGGCAGGCGTGGCGAACTACGACCTGCTGCGCGCGACCTTCACCGGCCAAGACCCGAAGCAGTACCTCTTCTTCACCCGCACGCCGGATGGGATCGAGGCCGGCAAGACTTTTCTGAAGCGCCTGCAGGAGCGCACCGTGAACCGCGACAAGGACATCGCCGCGGGGGCGTATCTGGCGCAGTTGCAGGCGCTCAGCGCATGGGGACAGAAGCGGCCCGCTGACCTTTCGGTGATCAAGCAGCCGGCCCTTGTGGCCAATGGCGACGACGACCGGATGGTGCCGACCAGCAATACCTACGACCTAGCCAAGCGCCTGCCCAACAGCGAGCTGATCGTCTACCCCGATGCAGGTCACGGAGGCATCTTCCAGTACCACGAGGACTTCGTGCCCAAGGCACTGGCCTTCCTGGCCAAGTGA
- a CDS encoding GntR family transcriptional regulator: protein MGISPSNSSITHSIYQVLRADLLKGRYAPDVKLKIADLGDALSVSSGVIREALSRLSAEGLVVAEPQRGFRVAPVSASEFIDLAGARVELEGICLRKAIELGNVEWESRIMSALHRLKRLSILGPAEAEDVLAVTDAHSEFHRALIDACGSDWLLRARDLLFTHSERYRWLSLLHANRERDLNSEHEELAKAVVERRPQLACELLGTHLNRTVDYLLGTDFLR, encoded by the coding sequence ATGGGTATCTCACCAAGCAACAGCAGCATCACTCATTCGATTTATCAGGTCTTGCGCGCCGATTTGCTTAAAGGTCGGTACGCACCCGACGTTAAGTTGAAGATCGCCGATCTTGGTGATGCGCTCTCCGTGAGCTCTGGGGTCATCCGAGAGGCCTTGTCGCGGCTATCCGCGGAGGGGCTAGTTGTCGCGGAGCCGCAGCGGGGCTTCCGCGTCGCGCCCGTATCTGCTAGCGAGTTCATTGATCTCGCAGGTGCGCGAGTCGAACTGGAAGGGATTTGTCTGCGAAAGGCGATCGAATTGGGCAATGTAGAGTGGGAGAGCAGAATCATGTCTGCGCTTCACCGCCTTAAGCGTTTGTCGATTCTCGGGCCAGCCGAGGCAGAAGATGTACTGGCGGTCACTGACGCGCATTCTGAATTTCATCGCGCGCTTATCGATGCTTGCGGCAGCGACTGGCTACTTCGGGCCCGCGACCTTCTTTTCACACACAGTGAGAGATATCGATGGCTATCGTTGCTGCATGCGAACCGTGAGCGTGATCTCAACAGTGAGCATGAAGAGTTAGCGAAAGCGGTTGTTGAACGGAGGCCGCAGCTCGCGTGCGAGCTACTAGGCACTCACCTCAATCGAACAGTAGACTATCTGCTCGGTACAGACTTTCTCAGATAG
- a CDS encoding TetR/AcrR family transcriptional regulator — MIIVMRKTNHNVRTAAKEASHERIVSAAARAIRRSGYDGTGVADIMKEAGLTHGAFYAHFTSREAMLTEAASRACAESAAVAAEVVASVPSEQALPSMLRVYLSREHLEQVEMGCPLAALGSETPRQAPEVRRVTTRHVKEMIDLVARQSPDWGQPGAHERALVTVATMVGTLLLARAVDEPALSDSLCAAALKHLPPT, encoded by the coding sequence ATGATCATCGTCATGCGAAAGACGAACCACAACGTCAGAACTGCGGCTAAGGAAGCCTCGCACGAGCGCATCGTTTCCGCAGCTGCGCGGGCGATCCGTCGTAGCGGCTACGACGGCACCGGAGTCGCCGACATCATGAAGGAGGCCGGCCTGACCCATGGCGCCTTCTATGCTCATTTCACGTCGCGCGAAGCCATGCTCACCGAAGCAGCGAGTCGGGCGTGCGCTGAGTCAGCTGCCGTAGCGGCGGAGGTTGTCGCCAGCGTGCCTTCCGAGCAGGCTTTGCCATCCATGCTTCGCGTCTATCTCTCGCGCGAGCACCTGGAACAAGTTGAAATGGGGTGTCCCCTGGCCGCACTGGGCTCGGAGACGCCTCGCCAGGCACCCGAAGTACGCCGGGTGACCACCCGGCACGTCAAGGAAATGATCGATCTTGTCGCCCGTCAGTCGCCTGACTGGGGGCAGCCCGGTGCCCACGAACGGGCACTCGTGACCGTCGCCACTATGGTGGGCACATTGTTGCTGGCCCGTGCGGTCGACGAGCCTGCACTGTCGGACAGTCTGTGCGCGGCCGCATTGAAGCATCTACCCCCCACCTAA
- a CDS encoding oxidoreductase — MNMANKVALITGASSGIGEATAQRLAKAGYKVYGTSRRGDQAGRRSFEMLPLDVTKDESVEAAVQKVMQLEGRIDLLVNNAGFGVAAAGAEESSIEQAQSIFDTNFFGLVRMTRAVVPHMRSQKGGRIINIGSVLGFLPLPYMALYSATKHAVAGYSESLDHELRKQGIRVSVVEPAYINTPFDANLMQPDAPLDVYREIREGVAKRVKEALVGADGPDVVAEIVLKAATVAHPKIHYTPGLASRMRLLRRFAPARVLDAGVRKDLRLEA; from the coding sequence ATGAACATGGCAAACAAGGTTGCGCTCATTACAGGGGCCTCTTCAGGCATCGGTGAAGCGACTGCGCAGCGGCTTGCGAAGGCTGGCTACAAGGTTTACGGCACCAGCAGACGTGGAGATCAGGCGGGTCGACGATCGTTCGAGATGCTGCCCCTTGATGTGACCAAGGACGAGTCGGTCGAAGCTGCGGTCCAGAAGGTGATGCAGTTGGAAGGCCGCATCGACCTTCTCGTCAACAACGCAGGCTTCGGGGTTGCAGCAGCCGGCGCTGAAGAAAGTTCGATCGAGCAGGCTCAGTCGATTTTTGATACCAACTTTTTCGGGCTGGTGCGGATGACCCGGGCCGTTGTGCCGCATATGCGCAGCCAAAAGGGTGGGCGCATCATCAATATCGGCTCCGTGCTGGGTTTCCTACCCCTGCCCTATATGGCGCTGTACTCCGCCACCAAGCATGCGGTCGCGGGCTATTCGGAATCGCTCGACCATGAACTGCGCAAGCAGGGCATTCGCGTCTCGGTGGTCGAGCCTGCCTACATCAATACGCCTTTCGACGCGAACCTAATGCAACCCGATGCGCCCCTCGACGTGTATCGAGAGATTCGCGAGGGAGTGGCGAAACGCGTCAAGGAAGCGCTAGTGGGCGCGGACGGGCCCGATGTGGTCGCCGAAATCGTGTTGAAGGCGGCAACGGTGGCGCATCCAAAGATCCACTACACCCCGGGCCTTGCTAGCCGCATGCGGCTGCTGCGTAGATTTGCGCCCGCCAGGGTGTTAGATGCAGGGGTTCGAAAAGACCTTCGACTCGAAGCTTAG
- a CDS encoding NADP-dependent oxidoreductase, with protein MQAFVLGRYGKKLAWPLADVPTPELRDDEVLVQVHAAGVNLLDSKIRDGEFKLILPYRLPLILGHDVAGVVVKVGPRVRQFKLGDEVYARADDFRIGTFAEFVPVKEASLALKPKGLTMEAAASIPLVALTAWQALIEKARLKKGQKVFIQAGSGGVGTFAIQLAKHLGATVATTTSTTNVALVKSLGADVVIDYKTQDFEDVLRDYDVVLNSQDNKTLEKSLRVLKRGGKLISISGPPDPEFGKDIGAPGFVKLVMRLLSSGIRRRAKSRGVGFSFLFMKPNGSQLREITRLFDAGGIRPVMDRVFPFESTNEALAYVEAGRAKGKVVIKIK; from the coding sequence ATGCAAGCTTTTGTTCTCGGTCGATATGGGAAAAAGCTCGCATGGCCCTTGGCAGACGTGCCGACACCGGAACTGCGCGACGACGAAGTCCTGGTGCAGGTCCACGCCGCTGGCGTAAACCTGCTGGACTCCAAGATCAGGGACGGAGAGTTCAAGCTCATACTGCCCTACCGTCTGCCTCTGATCCTCGGTCACGATGTGGCCGGGGTGGTGGTCAAAGTCGGCCCACGCGTGCGCCAGTTTAAGCTGGGTGATGAGGTCTATGCGCGGGCGGACGACTTCCGCATCGGTACGTTCGCCGAATTCGTCCCCGTCAAGGAAGCCTCGCTGGCGCTCAAGCCCAAGGGCCTCACGATGGAAGCCGCCGCCTCCATTCCTTTGGTGGCTTTGACGGCTTGGCAGGCACTGATCGAGAAGGCGCGCCTGAAGAAGGGGCAGAAGGTCTTCATCCAGGCTGGCTCCGGCGGCGTGGGCACCTTTGCCATTCAGCTGGCCAAGCATCTGGGCGCCACCGTGGCCACGACGACGAGCACGACCAATGTCGCTCTCGTGAAGAGTCTGGGCGCAGACGTCGTCATCGACTACAAGACGCAGGACTTCGAGGATGTCTTGCGGGACTACGACGTGGTCCTGAACAGCCAGGACAACAAGACGCTCGAAAAATCCCTTCGCGTGCTCAAGCGCGGCGGAAAGCTCATCTCCATCTCCGGACCGCCCGATCCCGAATTCGGCAAGGACATCGGGGCACCCGGCTTCGTGAAGCTGGTCATGCGGCTGCTGAGCTCGGGAATCAGGCGGAGGGCAAAGAGCCGTGGCGTTGGCTTCTCGTTCCTCTTCATGAAGCCGAACGGGAGCCAGCTGCGCGAGATCACCCGTCTCTTCGATGCTGGCGGTATCCGCCCCGTGATGGATCGGGTCTTCCCGTTCGAGTCGACCAACGAGGCCCTGGCCTATGTCGAAGCAGGTCGCGCCAAGGGCAAGGTCGTTATCAAGATCAAGTGA